CCCGTGGCCGCCAAGGCGGCCTTCCGACGATATCCGCGATGCGGAGACGAGTCGGTCCACTACTAACCCATGTTTCCAGCCGGCGAAACGCTTTTCAGGGCCGTCGGAGGACTCAGATCCAGAAGAAGAACAGCTCGATCAGGGCGTCCAGCGCCCGCGAGCGCAGCGTCCCCTCGCCCACGCTGCCGGCCGTGCGCACCGGCACCTCGCGCAGGAGCTGCTTGTCGTTCCATATCCTCAGCGTGCCGACCGTCTGCTCCGGCTTCACCGGCGCGCGCACCGGCCAGGTGTAGACGACGCGGGCGACGAGCCGCTGCGAATTGTCCTTCGGCAGGAACACGTCCACTTGCTCGCCCGCCACCAGCGGCACGGTCGAGACATCGCCGCCATAGACACTGGCATCCGCGATGACCTCGCCGGCCTTGAAGAGCGTGCGGCGCTCGAAGGTGGAGAGCGCCCATTCGATGATCCGGCGGGTTTCCTCGATGCGCGCCTTGTCGCTCTCCATGCCCGCCATGGCGAGCACCAGATGCTTGCCGTCGCGGTTGACGGCGGCGACGATGGAATAGCCGCTCTCCTCCGCAAAGCCGGTCACAAAACCCGTCACTCCGAGATTGAGGGCCAGCAGCGGGTTGCGGTTGCGCTGCTTGATCTTGTTCCACTCGAACTCCGGCTCGATATAGTAGTGCATATATTGCGGATAGGTCGTCTCGAGGTGGCGGGCGAGCGTCACCATCTCGCGCATCGTCACCTTGTTTGCCGGGTTGGGCAGGCCGGTGGCGTTGGCGAAGGTCGATTTTTCCAGCCCGAGCGCCCTCGCCTCCTTCGTCATCCGCTCGGCAAAGGCCGTCTCGGAGCCCGTCATGCCCTCGCCGAGGATGATGCAGGCGTCGTTGGCGAACTGCACCGTGAGGCCTCGGATCAGGTCCTCGACACGCGGGCTCGACTTGAGCGCCGCGAACATGGTGGAGGTTCCTGACGGCGCACCGCCGGTTCGCCAGGCATGCTCGGTCACGGTGTAGGACGTGTCGAGCGTGATTTCACCGGCCGAAAGCGCCTTGAACACCGTCGCCG
This DNA window, taken from Shinella zoogloeoides, encodes the following:
- a CDS encoding D-alanyl-D-alanine carboxypeptidase family protein; this encodes MHRRLFACLVLFLSFVTVAEAQTAASQQGGFDVKARQVYLIEAETGTVLFARGEDDVIPAASLAKLMTAATVFKALSAGEITLDTSYTVTEHAWRTGGAPSGTSTMFAALKSSPRVEDLIRGLTVQFANDACIILGEGMTGSETAFAERMTKEARALGLEKSTFANATGLPNPANKVTMREMVTLARHLETTYPQYMHYYIEPEFEWNKIKQRNRNPLLALNLGVTGFVTGFAEESGYSIVAAVNRDGKHLVLAMAGMESDKARIEETRRIIEWALSTFERRTLFKAGEVIADASVYGGDVSTVPLVAGEQVDVFLPKDNSQRLVARVVYTWPVRAPVKPEQTVGTLRIWNDKQLLREVPVRTAGSVGEGTLRSRALDALIELFFFWI